The Bacillus sp. A301a_S52 genome includes a window with the following:
- a CDS encoding peptidoglycan-binding protein has protein sequence MQTELNRQFNRGLTVDGIFGPKTRRACVTVRQGARGNITWILQAILHCKGTSPGAIDGIFGAKTRSAVRTFQRQNNLQVDGIAGPQTFQMLFK, from the coding sequence ATGCAAACAGAGCTTAATAGACAGTTTAACCGTGGACTTACAGTTGACGGTATTTTTGGGCCTAAAACACGTAGAGCATGTGTAACCGTACGCCAAGGAGCCAGAGGAAACATCACATGGATTCTTCAAGCTATCTTACATTGTAAAGGGACGAGCCCAGGAGCGATAGACGGGATCTTTGGAGCAAAAACAAGAAGCGCCGTCCGTACTTTCCAACGACAAAATAATTTACAAGTTGATGGGATTGCAGGACCTCAGACGTTTCAGATGTTGTTTAAATAA
- a CDS encoding phage holin family protein: METLIKWSAAVLAAAVSFLYGEWTMLLSILLTLVVIDYISGLVAAGMEGGIQSRVGLTGIARKIFIFVVVAVAHLVDTVLLEVGIESEALIFMAALVFYIVNELISITENVGRMGLPVPKQLKQAITILKGDD; this comes from the coding sequence ATGGAAACATTAATCAAATGGTCAGCGGCTGTACTTGCAGCTGCTGTATCTTTTTTATATGGAGAGTGGACAATGTTGCTGTCAATTTTACTTACGTTAGTAGTTATTGATTATATTTCAGGGCTTGTGGCTGCCGGTATGGAGGGAGGCATCCAAAGTCGTGTAGGTCTTACGGGAATAGCTCGTAAGATTTTTATTTTTGTTGTGGTGGCGGTGGCTCATTTAGTCGATACCGTTTTGCTAGAGGTGGGGATCGAATCTGAGGCTTTAATCTTTATGGCGGCTCTCGTCTTTTATATCGTCAACGAGCTTATTAGCATCACAGAAAACGTAGGTAGGATGGGTCTACCTGTGCCAAAGCAATTAAAGCAAGCCATAACCATACTAAAAGGAGATGACTAA
- a CDS encoding siphovirus ReqiPepy6 Gp37-like family protein has protein sequence MKPIRVFDPHLNMVDETDNYQSLQYERSFFSVGEIEIHINMHLQGAKSLEKGHLIMLDKQPHKGGIIQTKEVALDENGKASENVKLTGYTLDGLISRRVTVPPDHTSHDRRSGNAETVMKHYIMAHFVNPVDPARKMPFLEVAPNKGRGKHISWESRYRNVAEELETIGKLCNLGWTVYLDVTKRKLIFDVLEGKDLTEHNTEGNNPVFFSPDFSTVESQHFINSDNNLRNVGYVGGQGEGVERQIIQLGKTAGWDRIEEFIDARDIGDEEETEEEEDTQLIERGIQKMREMQTLLSFECDILTPITRVSYDRTSSGAVRENTIQETPFEYEKDFDLGDRVDVFNKSWGVRMKAPFVSIKEIYEPQGYKLQSVFGETRPTLTEKLNKKFNELNGVEIQELPSKVEVEVKGHANYLDEIIRDNLNLNSPLPEDVILSYEGVTGRKSGSDAYARLNNRGLDISGGAIRIRREDGAIYMQDGYVSNDYAISSYDPHFMTEGQMTGVPGRSGRFAAFFVADTYYQQDKGSLDGRGTPAIDSDDVRDSDHGYTVRFQRYEFVHAARFLMFTYQSAHNTRVGKHRVRIVEVDGPPNGYDSMFFDDIYEKGDTGIKNIVIDMGKPSYEVRRIDFRLGWNLSWGGATEIMRFKIPRVVQTDFP, from the coding sequence ATGAAACCAATTAGAGTATTTGACCCTCACTTAAATATGGTAGACGAAACCGATAATTATCAATCCTTACAGTACGAGAGAAGCTTTTTTAGTGTAGGTGAAATAGAAATACACATCAATATGCATCTGCAAGGGGCAAAATCTTTAGAAAAAGGCCATTTAATAATGTTAGATAAACAGCCGCATAAGGGAGGGATTATTCAAACAAAAGAAGTGGCGTTGGATGAAAACGGGAAAGCGAGTGAAAACGTTAAGCTAACAGGATACACATTAGACGGTTTAATAAGTAGACGTGTCACGGTGCCGCCAGATCACACGAGTCATGATCGGAGGAGCGGCAACGCTGAAACTGTTATGAAACATTATATCATGGCGCATTTTGTGAACCCTGTTGACCCGGCACGTAAAATGCCTTTTTTAGAAGTGGCCCCCAATAAAGGGCGCGGTAAGCATATCAGCTGGGAGTCCAGGTATAGAAATGTGGCCGAGGAGCTTGAAACGATCGGGAAATTGTGTAACCTCGGTTGGACTGTTTATTTGGATGTCACCAAAAGAAAACTGATATTTGATGTGTTGGAGGGGAAAGACTTAACCGAGCACAATACAGAAGGAAATAATCCTGTTTTCTTTAGTCCTGATTTTTCTACAGTTGAGTCACAACATTTTATTAACAGTGATAATAACTTGCGTAATGTGGGTTATGTAGGGGGGCAAGGCGAGGGTGTCGAACGCCAAATTATACAGCTAGGTAAAACAGCAGGGTGGGACAGAATAGAGGAATTCATTGATGCCAGGGATATAGGGGACGAAGAAGAAACAGAAGAAGAGGAAGACACACAATTAATCGAACGGGGTATTCAAAAAATGCGTGAAATGCAGACTCTGTTATCTTTTGAGTGTGATATCCTGACACCCATTACCCGGGTGAGCTATGATAGGACGAGCTCAGGGGCGGTCAGGGAAAACACTATTCAAGAAACCCCTTTTGAGTACGAAAAAGATTTTGACCTTGGTGATCGTGTTGATGTCTTTAATAAAAGTTGGGGAGTCCGTATGAAGGCCCCCTTTGTAAGCATAAAAGAAATTTATGAACCACAAGGGTATAAGCTACAGTCAGTTTTTGGGGAGACTAGGCCGACGCTTACTGAAAAGTTAAATAAAAAATTCAATGAATTAAACGGCGTCGAGATTCAGGAGTTGCCATCAAAAGTGGAGGTAGAAGTTAAAGGGCACGCTAATTATCTAGATGAGATTATAAGAGACAATCTTAATCTTAATTCTCCTTTACCTGAGGACGTTATCCTGAGTTATGAGGGGGTAACAGGCAGGAAAAGTGGAAGTGACGCTTACGCACGTTTAAACAATAGAGGGTTAGACATTAGTGGCGGGGCGATACGCATCAGAAGAGAAGATGGGGCCATTTATATGCAGGATGGGTATGTATCAAATGATTATGCGATTAGCTCGTACGATCCGCACTTTATGACAGAGGGACAGATGACAGGGGTACCCGGTCGGTCTGGAAGGTTTGCGGCTTTTTTTGTAGCGGACACGTATTATCAACAAGATAAAGGCAGTTTGGATGGGCGGGGGACACCTGCCATTGATAGTGACGATGTACGCGATTCTGATCATGGATACACTGTGCGTTTCCAACGGTACGAATTTGTCCACGCAGCGCGGTTTTTGATGTTTACGTACCAAAGCGCTCATAATACACGGGTCGGTAAACACAGAGTGAGAATCGTGGAGGTAGATGGCCCACCGAATGGATATGACAGTATGTTTTTTGATGACATCTATGAAAAAGGGGATACAGGGATTAAAAATATTGTGATCGACATGGGGAAACCAAGCTACGAGGTACGTAGAATTGACTTTAGGCTTGGATGGAATTTATCTTGGGGTGGCGCAACGGAAATCATGCGTTTTAAAATCCCACGAGTCGTTCAAACAGATTTTCCCTAG
- a CDS encoding phage tail family protein has translation MFKLIYTNSANQSIELYEAPYRLINVEGLGGTEVDVQTQKSPYQDGSTYVDSVLENKSIEIQIKITGNDESDLTINRRKISSIFSPNLGMGVLRFINDEGEKEIDVVVEAVPFFPDGSTNRQRTFQKALIHLQAPDPYWRDPVEVSRELKAYEGTFTFSFTFPTQFGIESDTTTLMNTGHTKAPVRIEVKGPIRRPLIENLTTGKHIQINAIVNPDQTLIIDTKPTNKRVLIKQGDETRNVMGWFDQAGDFWELALGENEIRYRADAGVAEAVATIRWQNKYVGV, from the coding sequence TTGTTTAAATTAATCTATACTAATTCGGCTAATCAGTCTATTGAGCTTTATGAGGCTCCATACCGTTTAATTAACGTAGAGGGGTTAGGTGGCACAGAGGTTGATGTCCAAACACAAAAATCACCTTATCAGGACGGGTCTACCTACGTAGACTCAGTTTTAGAAAATAAATCAATTGAAATTCAGATAAAGATAACAGGAAACGATGAATCAGACCTTACTATTAATCGCCGTAAGATATCATCTATATTTAGTCCAAATCTAGGCATGGGAGTGCTTAGATTTATTAATGACGAGGGAGAAAAAGAAATAGATGTTGTTGTCGAGGCAGTCCCCTTTTTCCCCGATGGCTCGACAAATAGACAAAGAACATTTCAAAAGGCGCTGATTCATTTACAAGCCCCTGACCCATATTGGCGTGACCCAGTAGAGGTATCCAGAGAACTTAAAGCATATGAAGGGACATTTACATTTTCATTTACGTTTCCCACACAATTTGGTATTGAGTCTGATACGACAACGTTGATGAACACTGGCCATACTAAAGCACCCGTTAGGATAGAAGTTAAAGGTCCTATTCGAAGGCCGTTGATCGAAAACTTAACAACAGGGAAGCATATACAGATTAATGCCATTGTTAACCCTGATCAGACATTAATCATTGATACAAAGCCCACCAATAAACGGGTGCTGATTAAGCAGGGAGATGAAACAAGAAATGTGATGGGGTGGTTTGATCAAGCGGGGGACTTTTGGGAGTTAGCGTTGGGGGAAAATGAGATTCGCTATAGAGCCGATGCAGGGGTTGCAGAGGCTGTAGCCACAATACGTTGGCAAAATAAATACGTAGGAGTGTAA